Proteins from one Desulfonema limicola genomic window:
- a CDS encoding methyl-accepting chemotaxis protein, whose product MNKTGFINNFIPDILKQDEDQYRRARYLIMYAFLSPLFFIPNALKWFYMGSQILALSMTGVMLITIMVPFYIKITSSLAFAGNLVFAALAWHFMLLPFMTGGIDSSALSWNLVIPVFAATFVGSKSSIFWTFIMLIEILVLYRLKTAGFELPSLALSPEQLLQTRLANIIGPLLSMVVTLFFVDKGIKETLTSLSLALKAKENTMNDLQKTKAKIEQLVNNLQQIFNQVEDNTGRLLNVSLKNIASMTHKNADHSDQSGLFMEEFHKAVAGAKVSMDKLAVLMGEISESAGETTRIAQTIHTIAFQTNILALNAAIEASKAGEAGAGFSVVASEVKELARQTAEAAQGSEHLISDSTQKIIIGRELAVNTCELFSKLSNDISKVSRQIKEIALVSNNQVTSIQQISTAIREIDQLLQKGIFLKI is encoded by the coding sequence ATGAATAAAACCGGATTTATAAATAATTTTATCCCAGATATATTAAAACAGGATGAAGATCAATACCGCCGGGCAAGGTATTTGATAATGTATGCATTTCTTTCACCTCTTTTTTTTATTCCCAATGCTTTAAAATGGTTTTATATGGGAAGCCAGATTCTGGCTTTAAGCATGACAGGAGTAATGCTTATAACAATAATGGTGCCATTTTATATTAAGATCACATCTTCCCTTGCTTTTGCGGGAAATCTGGTCTTTGCTGCCCTGGCATGGCATTTCATGTTACTGCCTTTTATGACCGGAGGCATTGACTCAAGCGCTCTTTCATGGAACCTGGTAATACCTGTTTTTGCTGCAACCTTTGTAGGTTCTAAAAGTTCAATTTTCTGGACATTTATCATGCTGATAGAGATTCTGGTTTTATACAGACTCAAAACAGCCGGTTTTGAGCTTCCCTCACTTGCATTAAGCCCTGAACAATTACTGCAGACAAGACTTGCAAATATTATCGGACCTTTGTTAAGCATGGTTGTAACCCTTTTTTTTGTCGATAAAGGTATAAAAGAAACCCTTACCTCCCTTTCTCTTGCTCTTAAAGCAAAAGAAAACACAATGAATGATCTTCAAAAAACAAAGGCAAAGATTGAACAGCTTGTAAATAACCTTCAGCAGATATTTAATCAGGTAGAAGATAACACAGGCCGCCTGCTGAATGTATCTTTAAAAAATATTGCTTCAATGACACATAAAAATGCAGATCATTCAGATCAATCTGGTTTGTTTATGGAAGAATTTCATAAAGCTGTTGCCGGTGCAAAAGTCTCAATGGATAAACTGGCAGTGCTGATGGGGGAAATATCTGAATCTGCCGGGGAAACCACCAGGATTGCTCAAACAATTCATACTATTGCTTTTCAAACAAACATACTTGCCTTAAATGCTGCTATTGAAGCATCAAAAGCAGGAGAGGCAGGAGCCGGATTTTCTGTTGTAGCTTCTGAGGTTAAAGAGCTTGCCAGGCAGACGGCAGAGGCTGCTCAAGGTTCTGAGCATCTTATTTCTGACTCAACTCAAAAAATTATAATCGGCAGGGAACTGGCTGTTAATACCTGTGAATTATTTTCTAAACTTTCCAATGATATATCAAAGGTATCCAGACAGATTAAGGAGATAGCTCTTGTTTCAAATAACCAGGTTACAAGTATTCAACAAATCAGTACTGCTATCAGGGAAATAGATCAACTGCTTCAAAAAGGAATTTTCTTGAAGATATGA
- a CDS encoding PLP-dependent aminotransferase family protein, whose product MALYKEIADQILDKINSGIYKPGEKIPSIRQMASEFGCNKLTVQKAFDTLKQKGYLENMVGSGSFVKFPEKISRTGDIFDFKTSYISESFFPYEKARDIFTSLFDSEKTHAFSPSPVEGDPEFLNILGRYYQVPIKQMFIISGAQQGLDIISKVFLTHISDNILFEDPTYSGAISLFKARNFVPLELDGPDIKLLDKNLSAQIKLFYAMPAVHNPTGISYSLEKKEKIAQLSKKHHFYIIEDDYLSEFNENNLPRFVDICPEKTIYIKSLSQTTVSGIRLGFMIVPESLYDKFLYTKYSSDIASTGLLQKFAKMFIIQGYYEEYIKKIRKTTNNRKKKLIQLIKNYPGLSVSLPQSGYSLWIKSKKPVTLASVPWTRGENFSFSPEFKNYFRLSFMHMNDKTFEKGIIYLKEIFGRI is encoded by the coding sequence ATGGCTCTTTATAAAGAAATTGCTGATCAAATACTGGATAAGATTAACTCAGGGATATATAAACCTGGTGAAAAAATTCCTTCTATCAGGCAGATGGCTTCTGAATTTGGCTGCAACAAACTGACTGTTCAAAAGGCATTTGATACTCTAAAACAAAAAGGGTATCTTGAAAATATGGTTGGAAGCGGTTCTTTTGTTAAATTTCCTGAAAAAATCAGCAGAACAGGGGATATTTTTGATTTTAAAACCTCATATATATCAGAATCATTTTTTCCTTATGAAAAAGCCAGGGATATTTTTACAAGTCTTTTTGATAGTGAAAAAACCCATGCTTTTTCTCCCTCTCCAGTTGAAGGCGATCCAGAATTTTTAAATATTTTAGGACGGTATTATCAGGTTCCTATAAAACAAATGTTTATTATTTCAGGTGCCCAGCAGGGGCTGGATATTATTTCCAAGGTATTTTTAACACATATTTCAGATAATATTCTATTTGAAGATCCTACATATTCTGGTGCAATATCCTTGTTTAAAGCCAGGAATTTTGTCCCCCTGGAATTAGACGGGCCTGACATAAAACTTCTTGATAAAAACCTGTCAGCCCAGATCAAGCTTTTTTATGCCATGCCTGCGGTTCATAATCCCACCGGGATTTCATACAGTCTTGAGAAAAAAGAAAAAATAGCGCAATTATCTAAAAAACACCATTTTTACATTATTGAAGATGATTATCTTTCTGAGTTTAATGAAAACAACCTGCCTCGATTTGTGGATATATGCCCTGAAAAAACCATATATATAAAATCCCTTTCCCAGACCACTGTTTCAGGTATCCGTCTTGGTTTTATGATAGTGCCTGAATCTTTATATGATAAATTTCTTTATACAAAATATTCCTCTGATATTGCATCAACAGGCCTGCTTCAAAAATTTGCAAAAATGTTTATTATTCAGGGATATTATGAAGAATATATAAAAAAGATTCGAAAAACCACGAATAATAGAAAAAAGAAATTAATTCAATTGATAAAAAATTATCCTGGTTTGTCTGTTTCCCTTCCCCAGTCAGGATACAGTTTATGGATTAAATCCAAAAAACCAGTAACTCTTGCCAGTGTACCCTGGACACGAGGAGAGAATTTTTCATTTTCACCTGAATTTAAGAATTATTTTAGACTCTCATTTATGCACATGAATGATAAAACCTTTGAAAAAGGGATAATATATCTTAAAGAGATATTTGGCAGGATATAA
- a CDS encoding ATP-binding protein encodes MNKRIIVIDDEESIIKDYMLILLPEQKALASLEKKAAALEAELFGNPFPAKESIPESYELTTALQGEEGFKKVEKAIQEEKPFALAFIDIRMPPGWDGLETAQKIRQIDKNIEIVIVTAYSDKERMEIVKKVGSPQKLLYLKKPFDPDEIRQFALALTRKWNLEFRAERHRIYLEQLLTSVRRLKTLSISSLRGVLSAILNEVLSFIGAHKGFIARLDKENVNVEIISSELSFNEIEIFKQKISNQLTGIKAISWIEEIMVVPLKDMAGNLFILVLDSHKSVCSEKLKLLTLLLETSSEVFESVKKQEQYLKNEKIATIGQIAAGMIHEINNPLSAIVGAAELNRLSSDKMWQFFDTYKTIFDNLKIPDLVNAQMEALNEQTRPDILRQKMKKHHDIIRNGVEQVRSLMGNIRNFSKVKDNFKPVICDVSEALESTLMLAHNSIKYGIIVHKQWSSPLIARCDISGLKQVFLNLILNAVQAMKGTGELWITGEKKHGSICISIKDTGPGIPEEDLERIFTAFYTTKDTGTGLGLSIVNGIINKHNGTIKVESKPGQGTTFYLDIPAV; translated from the coding sequence ATGAATAAACGTATTATAGTAATTGATGATGAAGAATCCATAATCAAGGATTATATGCTGATCCTTCTGCCTGAACAAAAAGCTTTAGCCTCACTTGAGAAAAAAGCAGCAGCTTTGGAGGCTGAATTATTCGGAAACCCTTTCCCTGCAAAAGAATCAATTCCTGAATCCTATGAACTGACAACAGCACTTCAAGGTGAAGAAGGGTTTAAAAAGGTTGAAAAAGCCATACAGGAAGAAAAACCTTTTGCTCTTGCATTTATTGACATTCGAATGCCTCCAGGCTGGGACGGCCTTGAAACTGCCCAGAAAATCCGCCAGATAGATAAAAATATTGAAATTGTTATTGTTACTGCTTATTCAGATAAGGAACGCATGGAGATTGTAAAAAAAGTAGGCAGCCCGCAAAAACTTCTGTATCTGAAAAAACCTTTTGACCCTGATGAAATCCGGCAGTTTGCCCTGGCTCTTACCAGAAAATGGAATCTTGAATTCAGGGCAGAAAGACATAGAATTTATCTTGAACAGCTTTTAACTTCCGTCAGGCGGCTGAAAACCCTCAGCATTTCATCTTTAAGAGGGGTTTTATCAGCTATTTTAAATGAGGTTCTCAGTTTTATCGGGGCACATAAAGGTTTTATTGCCAGGCTGGATAAAGAAAATGTTAATGTGGAGATTATATCTTCTGAATTATCATTTAATGAGATTGAGATATTTAAGCAGAAAATATCAAACCAGCTTACAGGCATTAAGGCTATTTCATGGATTGAAGAAATAATGGTTGTTCCTTTAAAAGATATGGCAGGAAATCTTTTTATCCTGGTACTTGACTCCCATAAATCTGTCTGCAGTGAAAAACTTAAATTATTGACACTGCTGCTTGAAACATCTTCAGAAGTATTTGAGAGCGTAAAAAAACAGGAGCAGTATTTAAAAAATGAAAAGATTGCAACCATAGGCCAGATTGCAGCAGGCATGATCCATGAGATCAACAATCCCCTTTCTGCAATTGTGGGTGCAGCAGAATTAAACAGATTATCATCAGATAAGATGTGGCAGTTTTTCGACACATATAAAACAATATTTGATAATTTAAAAATCCCTGATTTAGTTAATGCACAAATGGAAGCATTGAATGAACAAACCAGGCCTGATATTCTCCGCCAAAAAATGAAAAAACATCACGATATTATTAGAAACGGGGTAGAGCAGGTACGTTCTCTTATGGGCAATATTAGAAATTTTTCCAAAGTAAAGGATAATTTTAAACCAGTAATATGCGATGTAAGCGAAGCTTTGGAAAGCACTCTTATGCTGGCTCATAATTCAATTAAATACGGCATTATAGTTCACAAGCAATGGTCATCCCCTTTAATTGCCAGATGTGATATAAGCGGTCTGAAACAGGTTTTTCTTAACCTGATCCTTAACGCGGTTCAAGCCATGAAGGGAACTGGAGAATTATGGATTACTGGAGAAAAAAAGCACGGCAGTATCTGCATTTCCATAAAAGACACAGGCCCCGGCATACCTGAAGAAGACCTGGAACGAATATTTACAGCATTTTATACAACAAAGGATACTGGAACAGGGCTTGGCCTGTCTATTGTAAACGGGATCATAAATAAACACAACGGAACCATAAAGGTTGAATCAAAACCAGGTCAGGGAACCACCTTTTACCTGGATATTCCGGCAGTTTGA
- a CDS encoding SUMF1/EgtB/PvdO family nonheme iron enzyme: MKKIFSIVIPGLAVLFLFYSNISADRGIERIVTGKESRYALIIGNGAYKTAPLKNPVNDSRDMERTLKELNFDVIYRENADQRTMKQAISEFGEKLRQDRGTGLFYFAGHGIQVRGRNYLIPIDAKIETESDAEYESVDAGRILGKMEDAGNKLNIVILDACRNNPFARGFRSNPSGLAAMRGPVGSIIVYATAENSVAADGSERNGLFTKYLLRHIKTPGLKIQDVVMNTRIDVAQESGSKQIPYEYSSLMGNFYFAGNGGSVMPPAQVPVTPQPPVIPVTSDELTNSLGMKFVYIEPGSFMMGSPENEPGRDSDETRHRVTLTKGFYMQTTEVTQGQWRAVMGSSPSYFKNCGDNCPVETVSWEYVQEFIKKLNRKEGIDKYRLPTEAEWEYSARAGNKTAFANGQITEKECGKEPNLDKMGWYCGNAGSKTHPVGQKKPNDWGLYDMHGNVYEWCMDWKSDYPSGDVIDPAGPSEGSSRVYRGGAWSRYAQSCRSANRSSNLPGKRNSRLGFRLLRQP, translated from the coding sequence ATGAAAAAAATATTTTCAATTGTTATTCCAGGGCTGGCAGTGCTTTTTTTGTTTTACTCAAACATATCTGCTGACCGGGGGATTGAAAGAATAGTAACAGGCAAGGAAAGCCGTTATGCCCTGATTATCGGCAACGGGGCGTATAAAACTGCGCCCTTGAAAAATCCGGTAAATGATTCAAGGGACATGGAACGGACTTTAAAGGAACTTAATTTTGATGTGATTTACAGGGAAAACGCTGATCAGCGGACAATGAAGCAGGCAATCAGCGAGTTTGGGGAAAAGCTGCGCCAGGACAGGGGAACAGGACTTTTTTATTTTGCAGGACACGGTATCCAGGTAAGGGGCAGGAATTACCTGATACCTATTGATGCAAAGATTGAGACTGAATCAGACGCAGAATATGAATCAGTAGATGCAGGCAGGATACTGGGGAAAATGGAGGATGCAGGAAACAAGCTTAATATTGTAATCCTGGATGCGTGCCGCAACAATCCTTTTGCAAGGGGTTTCCGCTCAAATCCTTCAGGACTGGCGGCAATGAGAGGTCCTGTTGGTTCAATTATCGTATATGCCACAGCCGAAAATTCAGTTGCAGCAGACGGCAGTGAAAGAAACGGGTTATTTACCAAATACCTGCTCAGGCATATCAAAACACCAGGGCTTAAAATCCAGGATGTGGTAATGAATACGCGCATTGACGTGGCCCAGGAAAGCGGCAGTAAACAGATTCCCTATGAATATTCCTCCCTGATGGGAAATTTTTATTTTGCAGGAAACGGCGGCAGTGTAATGCCTCCTGCACAAGTACCGGTAACACCCCAGCCTCCTGTCATACCAGTAACCAGTGATGAACTCACCAACTCCCTGGGCATGAAGTTTGTGTATATAGAACCTGGCAGTTTCATGATGGGCAGCCCGGAAAATGAGCCGGGCAGGGATAGTGATGAAACCCGGCACAGGGTAACTCTGACCAAAGGGTTTTACATGCAGACAACGGAAGTAACCCAGGGGCAGTGGAGGGCTGTAATGGGAAGCAGTCCATCGTATTTTAAAAACTGCGGTGATAACTGCCCGGTGGAAACAGTTTCATGGGAATACGTGCAGGAATTTATAAAGAAGCTGAACCGAAAAGAAGGCATTGACAAGTACAGACTGCCGACTGAGGCAGAGTGGGAATATTCGGCAAGGGCAGGAAACAAGACGGCTTTTGCAAACGGTCAGATAACGGAAAAAGAATGCGGCAAAGAGCCAAATCTGGATAAAATGGGCTGGTACTGCGGAAATGCTGGAAGTAAAACACATCCTGTCGGGCAAAAGAAGCCTAATGACTGGGGGCTGTATGACATGCATGGGAATGTCTATGAGTGGTGCATGGACTGGAAAAGTGATTATCCATCTGGTGATGTTATTGATCCTGCTGGACCATCAGAGGGATCGTCCCGGGTCTATCGGGGCGGTGCTTGGAGCCGCTACGCTCAGAGCTGCCGGTCGGCGAATCGGAGCAGCAATTTGCCCGGCAAACGCAACAGCCGCCTCGGTTTCCGCCTTCTGAGGCAGCCTTAG